The stretch of DNA TTTGCTCTCCATTCTCCGCTAGACTACATTAAGCAGACGAGATAGGATGGGTTAATAAAGAATTCAAAGGGGTGTTTGGATGGGAAATTCATTAGTTAAATCGCAACTTAAAGATGTAGGAGGATTTCTAACTTCTACGATTGGTACCTTAGAAGAGTATTTAAATAATACAACGATTTCACAAATGGAACAACAGTTATCAGGTGATACGACCTATTATAAATTAGTACTCTCAAATTTGAGAAAATTGCTTGTTTACTGCGAAGAAAGCTTAGATGCATGTTCGGTTATTTTGCAAAGCGAACCTTTCCAAAAAGCAACTGCAGAAAAAACCCTATATCGAATTTTCCATCAATGTATTGAAGAATTTTTCTCACCTAAAAATGACGCTTGGTTTGAGGATAGTCGTTCAGCCTATACAGGAAGAAATTCAATAAAGTTTTTTAAAAACGTACCTGAAAGTGTACAGAAATTAATAAAAGGCCTCGAGGGAGAATTTCAAAGAGTTAGAGAAGAACTCGAATACTACGAAACAGATTACCGTACAAAAATGATCCAATCGAAATAAAAATTAGAGAAACTGTCCTTTTTTAAGGTCAGTTTTTTTGGTTATATTCCCTGATATATTTCATACCTTTTAGGTAGATTCGAAATATAAGGTGGGATAACATGAATCGTTTTAGTCAGTATGTACATGAGTTATTCGAATGGAATGAGGAAATGAAGCGATTTTTAGAAACGGAAGATGTCAAAGATAACTTAGAGTTATGGGATCAACTTGATCATTTTACGGAATTGATAGAAAATACAGGTCAATCATTATCAGATAATGACATGCTAAGTCTTCAATCGAAAGCTGAGGAAATTCATGAACAAATGGAAAACTATTTTTCTCGCAAACAAGGTGTCGGGAATATCTGGGTTGAGAAAAAATCTATCCCGCCAGGCGGTCATACACTACCGGAGCTTCCTTATGCTTACAATGCACTTGAGCCCTATATTTCAGAAGAAATAATGAGGTTGCACCATGATAAGCATCATCGTTCGTATGTAGAAGGATTAAACAAAGCAGAATTAAACTTAAAGAAAGCTAGAGACAACAATGATTTTGCCCTAATAAAACATTGGTCGAGAGAATTAGCTTTTCATGGTTCAGGGCATTACTTGCATACAATTTTTTGGAAGAACATGATCCCTAAAGGAGGGGGCAGCCCTCAAGGACTACTGAAAAGGGAGATTGAAAATTATTTTGGCAGTTTCGATAAATTTAAAAAGCAGTTCTCAGAAGCAGCAAAACAGGTAGAGGGTGTAGGATGGGCCATCCTTGTCTGGTCACCACGAGCAAGGCATCTTGAAATATTACAATCAGAACGCCATATGCTGTTAACTCAATGGGACACTATACCGCTGCTGGTTTTGGATGTTTGGGAGCATGCTTACTATCTACAGTATAAAAACAACAGGGGAGGCTACGTTGATAATTGGTGGAATCTAGTGAATTGGAATGATGTAGAAATGAGGTTTGATAAAGCCTCTGAGATTAAGTGGCCAGCATTTTAACGGTAGGCAATCGACATCAAGTCGATTGCCTTTTCATTTTTTAGGACAAATAGTCATATCAAGCCTTGTCCCGCATAAAATTTTAGAAAGTTAGTTTGAAATGCTGAAGCTCCTTGTTCAGGGTCGACAGGCATAAGACGAGCCGGCGAGAAGGTTGGTTTTTACCTTCTTGACGGATTGGCTTATGACCCCGAGACCCTAGGCGCTGAAGCTAGACATCTAAAAGAAGGGGACGAGGTAAACTTATGAGAATGATTTGGAAGCTAGTCATTTTTGCCCTCATGGTCTCACTATTCATTACAAACATTCCTCAAAAGGTGGATGCTTCCGTTTCCGTAAGTGCACGTGGTGCAGTTCTAATGGAGCAAGAATCTGGGCGTGTCCTATTTGAGAAAGATGCCCACACAAAAAGAAGAATCGCTAGTATTACGAAAATAATGACAGCGATTCTTGCTATTGAATCGGGAAAAATGAATGAAATAGTGAAAGTAAGTGAACAAGCTACTCGGGCCGAGGGGTCATCTGTGTACTTAAAGCCTGGGGAAAAGATTAAGCTTGAGCATTTGGTATATGGTCTCATGCTTAGGTCAGGAAATGACACAGCGGTTGCAATTGCAGAACATGTCGGGGGAAGTTTAGATGGGTTTGTTTTTTTAATGAATCAAAAGGCAAAGGAAATTGGCATGCTAAATACTCATTTTTCAAATCCCCATGGTCTAGATGATCATGAAGACCACTTTTCAACG from Neobacillus sp. CF12 encodes:
- a CDS encoding YpuI family protein, producing MGNSLVKSQLKDVGGFLTSTIGTLEEYLNNTTISQMEQQLSGDTTYYKLVLSNLRKLLVYCEESLDACSVILQSEPFQKATAEKTLYRIFHQCIEEFFSPKNDAWFEDSRSAYTGRNSIKFFKNVPESVQKLIKGLEGEFQRVREELEYYETDYRTKMIQSK
- a CDS encoding superoxide dismutase, producing MNRFSQYVHELFEWNEEMKRFLETEDVKDNLELWDQLDHFTELIENTGQSLSDNDMLSLQSKAEEIHEQMENYFSRKQGVGNIWVEKKSIPPGGHTLPELPYAYNALEPYISEEIMRLHHDKHHRSYVEGLNKAELNLKKARDNNDFALIKHWSRELAFHGSGHYLHTIFWKNMIPKGGGSPQGLLKREIENYFGSFDKFKKQFSEAAKQVEGVGWAILVWSPRARHLEILQSERHMLLTQWDTIPLLVLDVWEHAYYLQYKNNRGGYVDNWWNLVNWNDVEMRFDKASEIKWPAF